A section of the Osmia lignaria lignaria isolate PbOS001 chromosome 3, iyOsmLign1, whole genome shotgun sequence genome encodes:
- the cno gene encoding adherens junction formation factor afadin isoform X2: MMYERRKYLNEQDGRMNRSKDTAYLSAEKRKQQNKRKDTEDQWKIVMATELANKKAEREALRGVIQQWNANRLDLFELSEPNEDLEFHGVMRFYFQDSGQKVATKCIRVASDATSQAVIETLIEKFRPDMRMLSVPEYALYEIHENGDERKLGLDEKPLLVQLNWHIDDREGRFLLRRIDDKTNAQGVGFSSSEGSSFRRKLSKREKKQMKKQEKLSRLKSLEQEENTVPLDQNGVAEKLYTELPETSFTRSISNPEAVMRRRRQQKLERKLQQFRSKDGGPDTGGTLKIYGEALCKDVPYKTLLLSVRDSAVHVVREMLSKYGLEKVDPQQYCLVQVNSEHVNGGSQQEYILDDDECPLAILMNHPSARGSIMFHVRRRPADYVPRKRKKKPSGKWNELDHRYEDERLPFLLELNPDGSDVPNGAGARHRLQPNVTEVGSERPIGPQAVQAQTLTLTGPTVMPRHCVIAFTENIVTLTPCSRDAHTYVNNQRIHQTTILQNGAIVKFGRLHTFRFIDPAPEERIRQRHESTRQIEYGYDRLLLYRRRSPDLTGQETNVERYGSTSGTPNSGQNQGSQNQGQANQEQASHPSSPSKSTTNSAVGHPQSPTHASESTHNYETTFDLDGNVETASLTSSRDGNRTLQNDRQVRGTDPILPAVLEFLEETEETFFHAVITDVEPSAPQFKLAPTYTLYLAARYRASTHYRPELQPTERAHRLTVMLANVATMIQRVIQERYMDASSLALWLANGSELLHMLKNDRHVGAFSTRAQDILTEAVHAAFASLVRCISLELAPAMSQFMADADEPAKEAGVLQIFSNTMALLRRCRVNAALTIQLFSHLFHAINATAFNSLVSNTNLCVRWFGRRLKARLNALETWAERQGLELASQCHLATIMQATHLLQAPKYNAEELATLSSTCFKLNSLQVRALLQKYQPAADEPRLPAELIENVVRVAESVADTLARADGREIRLEEEPTLALALLLPEDGYSCEVIRGVPPGLAEFLAPLQRDGLCRMAPQPTSSGYWTIYMIDHHNNFRSPSAMSNRSGSGYSCNAGGPNSSQPEIHVIKLHKSTNGMGLSIVAAKGAGQDRLGIYIKSVVAGGAADADGRLTAGDQLLKVDGQSLVGITQEKAAEYLVRTGPIVTLEVAKQGAIYHGLATLLSQPSPVMSRAHKVRPKSEHLETPKVQEASDEHPSSSRSMGNLLDAPRPTAITLPDRSVDPVSGPRRMSERDLPSRLGRDVTAPQQQMHTSKSVPALHNVGTDGKQQHEVFNPGYSRASSSNSVTPPVTQPLPMNAINGSTSLRSRSSHNLHDPTRIGTLPPSGLLVGRQQSSPNLNPGQATTNNNASSNVNAALNVLQGNEAERFYQNLSIYRNQDGTAKQRYSPSQHLEERNLLQPQKNSRGSQNSLNRPGTFETSQIRDRPISAYVPQNQQQSYLGGQSQSQSQSQSQSQLYSQQGCAPPPPRSQSSRDMIRQEAKLQEMQEEVRRRELRGGVPVPSNQYRPNTAYNVKANTIASTSSSVRPTKSLGSQPNLGSSPPVTVPTSPISVSSHSAKQVGTSSYGYLDPQYGSYMIQHSKSPHMHPHQHQHQHQHQSQSQAQPQSQPQSQPQPQPQPQPQPQPQPQHQHQHPHQYSHQHQYQHPHYHHHQNMQQQNFVHVQYGTTPPSRGKSELTRLQPNGMMLEYGRDQNSQETDQSQRLTIGSQYYLNGNSDVRNEQYAGENSMNRSQIAAEGNTLMTNEMTPIRPTLPEEGYTESPPPPPPNTSTHPLYNKQSDSRYTASMQDPPRGGYYPANGMGSALQPRQYQYSATNPWQREEREKEQARRREAARQWRDQQIAELSALPHRTPQQEEQLRALQLERDFQKRAEEVANQQDDDEESNDLDAESIQRLQGLLRTTTVQERNNASEPQVNLSRNNVANQSVRGNYAAQSLDRTVHGTSIITHGADASQTSQNVQTNCLSQQENSNSHSSSNFQHEQSMQMQNSAGQMQISSLIQSNTAQKSGSHGPIQSIEDKDMHRRSDEIKRRQLELDEVQKKKEEDANKQQQIQQMYQQQQQQQQQHLHHHHHHHLQQPQSHIKSQQMLHPNMLRLDNLSINGLTSSSTQNGNNDAPLPPERGSSFAVMSQTGVLRSNNSNSSNIMTLTSPQSTTVKRVSFHDSNANVESVQRNVSSGNLTAIPSTTMDVISEDPNIFINDAEMLLASPKTPEGPGIPISGSTPGVIGAQEVYKDPRQRRLAEKQKQQQQNSQVGPVPEKLSFKEKMKMFAMETGEDGTPRDKVKISRAQREIDNIGNPTTALISNNGNNSSNNYNNNNGNNINAVTTNNTNNSNSSSSSSSSNNNAHNNRN; the protein is encoded by the exons ATGATgtacgaaagaagaaaatatttaaacgaaCAAGATGGTAGGATGAATCGATCGAAAGATACCGCGTATTTATCAGCTGAGAAAAGAAAACAACAGAACAAAAGAAAAGATACAGAGGATCAATGGAAAATAGT AATGGCCACGGAGCTGGCAAATAAGAAAGCTGAGCGCGAAGCTCTGCGTGGCGTAATTCAACAATGGAACGCCAATAGATTGGATCTGTTTGAACTTTCGGAACCGAACGAG GATTTGGAGTTTCACGGTGTAATGAGATTTTATTTTCAAGACAGCGGTCAGAAAGTGGCGACAAAATGTATTAGGGTAGCATCAGATGCGACGAGTCAAGCGGTGATCGAaactttaattgaaaaattccgTCCAGATATGCGAATGCTCTCGGTTCCGGAGTATGCGCTTTACGAAATACACGAAAACGGCG ACGAACGTAAACTCGGTCTGGATGAGAAACCACTGCTGGTGCAGCTAAATTGGCACATCGATGATCGAGAAGGACGTTTTCTGTTGAGGAGGATCGATGATAAGACGAACGCGCAAGGCGTAGGCTTCTCTTCTTCGGAGGGGTCCAGCTTTCGTAGAAAGCTGAGCAAACGGGAAAAGAAACAGATGAAGAAACAAGAAAAACTGAGTCGCCTAAAGAGTTTGGAACAAGAGGAAAACACAGTGCCCCTCGATCAGAATGGCGTGGCTGAAAAATTGTACACGG AATTGCCGGAAACTAGCTTTACCAGAAGCATTTCGAATCCGGAAGCCGTGATGAGGAGGCGACGTCAGCAAAAGTTGGAAAGAAAACTGCAGCAGTTTCGCAGCAAGGATGGTGGCCCGGACACCGGTGGGACATTGAAGATTTACGGCGAAGCGCTTTGCAAGGATGTACCGTATAAAACGCTACTTCTGAGCGTACGAGATTCAGCGGTTCACGTTGTGCGAGAGATGCTCTCCAAATACGGTTTAGAGAAGGTTGATCCGCAGCAGTATTGTCTCGTGCAG GTAAATAGCGAACACGTTAACGGAGGATCTCAACAGGAATACATATTGGACGACGACGAATGCCCTCTAGCTATTCTCATGAATCATCCTTCTGCACGAG GTTCCATCATGTTTCATGTCCGAAGAAGGCCTGCCGATTACGTGCCTCGGAAACGGAAGAAAAAGCCTAGTGGCAAGTGGAACGAACTCGATCACAG ATACGAAGATGAAAGATTGCCCTTTTTACTGGAATTGAATCCTGACGGGAGCGACGTTCCAAATGGAGCTGGTGCAAGACATCGGTTACAACCTAACGTGACGGAGGTGGGTTCGGAAAGACCGATAGGCCCTCAAGCTGTTCAAGCTCAAACTCTCACGTTGACTGGACCGACTGTTATGCCGAGACACTGTGTGATCGCTTTTACGGAAAATATCGTTACTCTCACCCCTTGCTCCAGGGATGCTCACACATACGTGAACAACCAACGGATACATCAAACGACGATACTCCAG AACGGAGCGATCGTGAAATTCGGCAGACTGCATACCTTTCGGTTCATCGATCCGGCACCCGAAGAACGCATCAGACAACGACACGAGTCTACGAGGCAAATCGAATACGGTTACGATCG CTTGCTTCTGTACCGTAGACGCTCGCCAGACTTGACTGGTCAGGAGACAAACGTGGAGCGATACGGCTCGACATCCGGCACTCCGAACAGCGGACAGAATCAAGGGTCGCAGAATCAGGGCCAGGCGAATCAAGAACAAGCTTCTCATCCATCTAGTCCGAGCAAATCGACGACTAATTCCGCTGTTGGTCATCCTCAAAGTCCGACGCACGCGTCAGAGTCCACCCATAATTACGAGACTACGTTTGATCTCGATGGAAACGTTGAGACTGCCAGTTTAACCAGCAGCAGAGACGGTAACAG GACGTTGCAAAATGATCGGCAAGTACGTGGCACGGATCCAATTTTGCCAGCCGTGCTGGAGTTCCTGGAGGAAACGGAGGAAACGTTTTTCCACGCGGTGATCACGGACGTGGAACCGTCCGCGCCTCAATTCAAACTTGCACCAACGTATACGCTTTATCTGGCAGCGAGGTACCGGGCAAGTACGCATTACAGGCCAGAGCTACAACCGACGGAAAGGGCGCACAGGTTGACCGTGATGCTGGCGAATGTTGCCACCATGATACAACGCGTGATACAG GAACGATACATGGACGCGTCTTCTCTGGCGCTGTGGTTGGCAAACGGGTCAGAATTATTGCACATGCTGAAGAACGATCGACACGTGGGTGCGTTCTCGACAAGAGCGCAAGACATTCTGACGGAAGCTGTTCACGCTGCATTCGCATCTTTAGTGCGATGTATATCTTTAGAGCTAGCTCCTGCAATGTCTCAGTTCATGGCTGACGCCGACGAGCCTGCGAAAGAGGCCGgggttttacaaatattttccaACACGATGGCTCTGCTAAGGCGGTGCAGAGTAAATGCCGCTCTCACTATTCAATTGTTCAGCCACTTGTTTCACGCGATCAACGCGACAGCTTTCAACTCGTTGGTCTCGAATACGAATTTGTGCGTCCGATGGTTCGGTCGTCGATTGAAAGCAAGATTGAACGCGCTCGAGACCTGGGCCGAGAGGCAGGGTCTCGAATTGGCGAGCCAGTGCCATTTGGCGACGATCATGCAAGCGACGCACTTGCTACAGGCGCCGAAATACAACGCGGAGGAGCTTGCCACCTTAAGCTCCACGTGTTTCAAATTGAATTCTCTTCAGGTCAGGGCGTTGTTACAAAAGTATCAACCAGCCGCTGACGAACCGAGACTTCCAGCGGAACTGATCGAGAACGTGGTACGAGTAGCGGAGAGTGTGGCCGACACGCTAGCGCGTGCTGACGGCAGAGAGATTCGACTCGAGGAAGAGCCAACGCTCGCGTTGGCGCTTCTTCTGCCCGAGGATGGGTACAGTTGCGAGGTGATACGCGGAGTTCCACCAGGATTAGCAGAATTCTTAGCACCGTTGCAACGAGACGGTCTATGTCGAATGGCTCCGCAGCCTACGAGCAGCGGATACTGGACCATATACATGATCGATCATCACAACAAT TTTCGCAGTCCCAGCGCGATGAGTAACAGATCCGGTAGCGGCTATTCCTGTAACGCAGGAGGACCAAATTCCTCTCAGCCAGAGATACACGTGATCAAATTACACAAATCTACCAACGGGATGGGTTTGAGCATTGTCGCGGCAAAG GGCGCCGGTCAAGATAGGCTGGGAATATATATAAAAAGCGTGGTTGCAGGTGGTGCCGCCGATGCT GATGGTAGATTGACGGCTGGCGATCAACTGCTCAAGGTTGACGGACAAAGTTTAGTTGGAATTACTCAAGAAAA AGCCGCCGAGTATCTGGTGCGCACGGGACCGATAGTGACCCTCGAAGTTGCCAAGCAGGGTGCCATATATCATGGTTTGGCTACTTTATTGTCGCAACCGTCACCGGTTATGAGCAGAG CGCACAAGGTTCGACCCAAGTCCGAGCACTTGGAAACTCCAAAGGTACAAGAAGCAAGCGACGAGCATCCGTCCAGCTCGCGTTCGATGGGTAATTTATTGGATGCGCCAAGGCCCACGGCAATTACTTTGCCAGACCGTTCGGTCGATCCAGTGTCAG GACCTCGCCGCATGAGCGAACGAGATTTACCATCGCGACTTGGACGCGACGTAACCGCTCCTCAGCAACAAATGCATACCAGCAAGTCCGTGCCAGCGTTGCACA ACGTAGGTACCGATGGTAAGCAACAGCACGAGGTATTCAACCCTGGTTATAGCAGAGCATCTTCCAGTAATAGCGTTACTCCGCCAGTCACCCAGCCGTTGCCAATGAACGCCATTAATGGCTCAACGTCGTTACGTTCTCG TTCCAGTCATAATTTACACGACCCGACGAGAATCGGTACGTTACCGCCGAGCGGTCTTCTGGTCGGTAGACAACAATCCTCTCCGAATTTGAATCCTGGTCAAGCAACAACGAATAACAATGCTTCGAGTAACGTTAACGCGGCCTTGAACGTGCTTCAAGGTAACGAAGCTGAAAGGTTTTATCAGAATTTGAGTATCTACAGGAATCAAGACGGCACGGCGAAACAACGATATAGTCCATCTCAACATTTGGAGGAGAG AAATCTTCTGCAGCCGCAGAAGAACTCGAGAGGTTCGCAAAATTCTTTGAATCGACCGGGAACGTTTGAAACTAGCCAAATCAGAGACCGTCCAATATCCGCTTACGTACCTCAAAACCAACAACAGTCTTATTTAGGCGGGCAATCGCAGTCGCAGTCGCAGTCGCAATCGCAATCGCAATTGTATTCGCAACAAGGATGCGCACCGCCACCTCCGAGATCTCAGTCCTCGCGAGACATGATACGACAGGAAGCAAAACTTCAGGAAATGCAGGAAGAAGTGAGAAGACGAGAATTGCGGGGTGGCGTGCCAGTTCCATCGAATCAATATCGACCAAATACCGCGTACAATGTAAAAGCAAATACGATTGCATCGACAAGTTCCTCCGTTCGTCCGACGAAATCTCTTGGTTCTCAACCAAATTTGGGATCGAGTCCGCCGGTGACGGTGCCCACATCTCCGATTTCGGTATCCAGCCATAGCGCGAAACAAGTTGGTACCTCTAGTTACGGTTACTTGGATCCGCAGTATGGATCGTACATGATCCAACACAGCAAGTCCCCGCATATGCATCCGCATCAACATCAACACCAGCATCAGCATCAATCTCAATCTCAAGCTCAACCTCAATCTCAGCCTCAGTCTCAACCTCAACCTCAACCTCAACCTCAACCTCAACCTCAACCTCAACCTCAACATCAGCATCAACACCCGCATCAATACTCTCATCAACACCAATACCAACATCCGCATTACCATCACCATCAGAACATGCAACAGCAGAACTTTGTGCACGTCCAATACGGCACTACGCCTCCATCGAGAGGAAAAAGCGAATTGACGCGATTACAACCGAATGGAATGATGCTCGAATATGGAAGAGATCAGAACTCTCAAGAAACTGATCAAAGTCAACGTCTTACCATTGGATCGCAGTAttatttaaatggaaattcGGACGTACGAAACGAACAGTACGCTGGTGAAAATAGCATGAATAGATCACAGATCGCGGCAGAAGGTAATACTTTGATGACTAATGAGATGACTCCGATTAGACCCACCCTTCCGGAAGAGGGATACACCGAAAGCCCTCCGCCACCGCCACCAAACACTTCGACTCATCCTCTTTATAACAAACAGTCGGATTCGAG ATACACCGCGAGTATGCAGGATCCTCCTCGCGGCGGATATTACCCGGCTAACGGGATGGGAAGCGCGTTGCAACCGCGTCAGTATCAGTACAGTGCCACGAATCCTTGGCagcgagaagaaagagaaaag GAACAAGCGCGCAGAAGGGAAGCGGCAAGACAATGGCGGGACCAACAAATAGCGGAATTAAGCGCGTTACCTCATAGAACTCCCCAACAGGAAGAACAGCTTAGAGCGCTCCAGTTGGAGAGGGATTTTCAAAAGAGAGCCGAAGAGGTCGCTAATCAACAAGACGATGACGAGGAAAGCAATGATTTGGACGCAGAGAGTATACAGCGACTTCAAGGGTTGCTTCGTACAACGACGGTTCAAGAACGAAACAATGCATCGGAACCACAGGTCAATCTGtccagaaacaacgtggccaaTCAATCCGTCAGAGGAAACTATGCTGCACAAAGCCTGGATAGAACCGTGCATGGTACGAGTATTATCACGCACGGGGCTGACGCATCGCAAACTTCCCAAAACGTTCAAACGAATTGTTTAAGCCAGCAAGAAAACTCTAATTCCCATTCGTCGTCGAACTTTCAACACGAGCAAAGCATGCAAATGCAAAATAGTGCCGGACAAATGCAGATATCATCCTTAATTCAATCGAATACTGCTCAAAAGTCCGGCTCCCATGGTCCTATTCAGTCCATCGAAGACAAAGATATGCATCGTAGATCAGATGAGATTAAACGAAGGCAGTTGGAACTCGATGAAgttcagaaaaagaaagaggaagatgcTAATAAGCAGCAACAAATTCAACAGATGtatcaacagcagcaacaacagcaacaacagcatctccaccatcatcaccatcatcatttGCAGCAACCGCAATCTCATATCAAGAGTCAACAAATGTTACATCCTAATATGTTACGGTTGGATAACTTGTCCATTAATGGACTCACCTCGTCTT CTACACAAAATGGTAATAACGACGCGCCTCTGCCACCGGAACGAGGTTCCAGTTTTGCGGTGATGTCGCAGACTGGGGTACTCCGATCGAACAATTCAAATTCATCGAATATTATGACATTAACTTCCCCGCAATCAACGACCGTCAAGAGAGTCTCCTTTCATGATTCGAACGCAAACGTGGAATCAGTACAACGAAATGTATCGTCTGGAAATTTAACCGCGATTCCGTCCACAACTATGGATGTCATTTCAGAAGATCCAAAC ATTTTCATCAACGATGCTGAAATGTTATTGGCATCTCCAAAGACGCCCGAAGGACCTGGTATACCAATTAGCGGTAGTACACCTGGCGTGATAGGCGCTCAAGAAGTTTACAA GGATCCGAGGCAAAGACGACTTGCTGAAAAGCAAAAACAACAGCAACAAAATTCTCAAGTTGGACCAGTACCTGAGAAACTAAGTTTCAAGGAGAAAATGAAGATGTTTGCGATGGAAACGGGAGAAGATGGAACACCACGGGATAAGGTGAAAATTTCGCGTGCTCAACGCGAAATAGATAACATAGGTAATCCTACTACTGCACTGATCAGCAATAACGGCAACAACAGCAGTAATAATTACAACAACAATAACGGTAACAATATCAATGCCGTTACTACTAACAATACAAACAatagcaacagcagcagcagcagcagcagcagcaacaacaacgcTCATAACAATAGGAATTAA